The following proteins come from a genomic window of Chryseobacterium glaciei:
- a CDS encoding DUF5694 domain-containing protein — protein MTFIKTIFTFLITLLIVTTTFAQESKHKTKILLIGTIHFETPHLDQFELKTDDFLAPKRQQELEELTGILKRTNADKVMIEKPFNQQKQIDSLYNAYSQNKYKLTVSEREQIGFRLAKKLNLKHINCIDVFYGMKHDSLVSVTAKEKNQLYLLNELSTTANNFILEIDNVSKRNSITEILKYINTKELLQKNLSLYLKYYAKIGAGENYIGAESVSDWYLRNLAIYANIITQINANDKYVILIFGQGHIPILKHLLQNNDDFELVELNSVLK, from the coding sequence ATGACTTTCATTAAAACAATTTTTACATTTTTAATTACGCTTTTAATTGTAACAACAACTTTTGCACAAGAATCTAAACATAAAACCAAAATCTTATTAATCGGGACAATTCACTTCGAAACGCCTCATTTAGATCAGTTTGAATTAAAGACTGACGATTTTTTAGCTCCAAAAAGACAGCAGGAACTGGAAGAGTTGACCGGAATTTTGAAACGAACAAATGCTGATAAAGTGATGATAGAAAAACCATTTAATCAGCAAAAGCAAATTGATAGTTTGTATAATGCATATTCCCAAAACAAGTATAAATTAACAGTTTCTGAACGAGAGCAAATCGGTTTTAGATTAGCTAAAAAATTAAATTTAAAACATATCAATTGTATAGATGTTTTTTATGGAATGAAACATGACAGTTTAGTTTCTGTAACTGCTAAAGAGAAAAATCAGTTATATCTATTAAATGAATTAAGTACTACTGCGAATAACTTTATACTTGAAATAGATAACGTATCAAAACGAAATTCAATAACCGAAATACTAAAATATATCAACACAAAAGAACTTTTGCAGAAAAATTTATCACTGTACTTAAAATATTATGCAAAAATTGGTGCTGGAGAGAATTATATTGGTGCCGAATCAGTTTCTGATTGGTATTTGAGGAATTTAGCCATTTACGCTAATATAATTACTCAAATCAATGCAAATGACAAATACGTTATACTCATATTTGGACAAGGACATATTCCGATATTAAAACACCTACTACAAAATAATGACGACTTTGAACTCGTTGAATTAAATAGCGTATTAAAATAA
- a CDS encoding DUF6090 family protein, with the protein MQEEITKHSKKIYKTVKNSEHTLGEKVKEIIIEIFIIVFAVTLSIWLHSWSEHKHQQEEVSVFLGNLKNDLKDDIKKLDNGKEQYQKANIDYEKILALTPLQLDSIYKSKDIVHFPVFSHGNIMNVGNFEGFKSSGKIGYIEDEKLKQKILSYYQIIVPAVNEVDKIYDSFLFKCFDKMIENADKPEEKLYSDPKFKKTVEFLVRLGKNNIRVYDENTKPEAIELIKEIEKKENK; encoded by the coding sequence ATGCAAGAAGAAATAACGAAACATTCAAAAAAAATTTACAAAACTGTGAAAAATTCAGAACACACATTGGGAGAGAAAGTGAAAGAAATCATCATAGAAATTTTTATAATCGTTTTTGCTGTAACACTTTCAATATGGTTACACAGTTGGAGTGAACACAAACATCAACAAGAAGAAGTATCAGTGTTTCTTGGTAATTTAAAAAATGATTTAAAGGATGACATAAAAAAGCTCGACAATGGAAAGGAACAATATCAAAAGGCAAACATAGATTATGAAAAAATTTTAGCACTGACGCCTCTTCAACTTGACAGTATTTATAAGTCTAAAGATATAGTTCATTTCCCTGTTTTTTCACATGGAAATATAATGAATGTTGGAAATTTTGAAGGTTTTAAGTCAAGTGGTAAAATTGGCTATATTGAAGACGAAAAATTAAAACAGAAAATCTTAAGTTATTACCAAATAATTGTACCGGCAGTTAATGAAGTTGATAAAATTTATGATAGTTTTTTATTTAAATGTTTTGATAAAATGATAGAAAACGCTGATAAACCTGAAGAAAAATTATATTCAGACCCAAAATTTAAAAAAACAGTCGAATTTCTTGTCAGACTAGGTAAGAATAACATAAGGGTTTATGACGAAAATACAAAACCAGAAGCAATTGAACTTATTAAAGAAATTGAAAAGAAAGAGAATAAATAA